aaagatttgtcactcgtattggcttaatagaatgctgattggccagtagccaggcaggaagtataggctgggtgaccaggctaagagaattctgggaagaggaaaggcagagacacagtcaccacgCAGATGCAGAggagatgagaatgccttactgagaaaaggtaccaagccttgtggctaaacacagacaagaattatgggttaatttaaattgtaagagctagttagcaataagcccaAGCAGCAGGCCAAGCGGTTTAagataattaacataagcctctgtgtgttcatttgggactgaacagctgtgggacctggtgggacagaaatttcaTTCACAATAAAGAGCTTCTCAAATActattatttaaaatcttttttttattttattttatttattctgtgtgtgtccTGCACGTGGGgtccagaggacagcctcagatgTCTGCTTTCTTTGAggaggtctctcactgaacccggagctcacGGATTCAGCTAGACTGCTTGGCCAGCAAGCTCATCCTCCCTTCCCCACTGATGGGGTTGCAGGTGCCCACCTCCACATCTGTCTCTGTACtgattctggggatttgaacttggatcctcatgGCAGAGCCGCGAGCTCtctatcctctgagccatctcccacccCATCAGCTCCAGGCATCCTGCAGGTCTAAGTGCGTTCAATAAAGTGCTCTGGAGGGGgtcacctctctcctctctttctacctttcGTCTTTCCTTCTCTTCGgcattccctccttccctcccttcctttccccaccaTTTCTGGAGAGTCTGTCGTAGCCACGCACTGGGCTGAGTGCCGAGGTCCCGTCAGAGTATCCCTGAAGGGTTCGTGTGCTCAAGAGCTGGTCCCAGGCCAGTCACAGCCAGCTAGCCAGTGCTGCCCTGGTGGCTGGAAACCAAATGCAGACGATCTGTGGGAGTGGCCAGGGTCCCGGTGATATAACTCCCCTGACACCCTGAGGAGGTTTCTTGTCTCCAACCTATAAGCCCAGAAACTCCAAGTCCACAGTGGTCATCAGACACATAAATACCCCagctttattctttcttcctgaatATCAGGCAAATGGGCTGACCCTACATTCCTGGGGTCCACACCCCAAGTCTTCAATTTGAAGATTTACCAAGGCAGGTCAGCATTCTACATGGTCCCTGAGCTCCACCTGCAGAATTTGGAGATCCTTAAGGGGAACCTCCAAGATCCCTGCTTGCTGGGTTTGAGGTCTGTCTTGGAGAGGCGCCCCCTTCCCATCAATCCGTCGTCACCACGGCCTTCAGATCATGAATGCTCCGAAATAGGACCTGGTGCCATCCCGTGGTCTGACCAAGCGGTCCCCAGGTACACGAACCACAACCTCCTCCCCCGCTTCCAGGTGCACCACGCCTCCCAGGAAGCTGCTGTCCCACCAGACTCGGGAGGTGTTGGTCCGGCCACAGGGTGACCGCCGACTGACCAGCAGTTCTAGCTCCTTGGGGTAGCGGGATGTACGTTTATACAGCCCGTGTGTGATAGGGACTTTGGCCAGGCCCTGGGGGCAGCCCACGCCGCTCAACTGTACTTTCGAGTACACATAGTAGTAGCCGGCTTCCGTGGTCACCAGGGCCCCGTTGTGATATCTCAGGCCCCTCAAGAAGGCCAGGCCAAGGCGAGTCTCCCATAGCAGAGGTCCACCCTTGCCTATCAAACTGGCGTTGgcccctgggaaggagagagagagagaaccggTCAGCTGTGTGACCTTATGCTAGTTGTTAGCCCTGTCTGTTGCTCCACTGTTGTATTAGGCTGTTTGGGTTGACTCAATCCTCTCCCATCCTGTAGGTGGGGGACTCTGAGGAGCAGGGGAGCAAAGTGATCTGCTTATGATGTATCCTGACTCATTTCATCCCCATCTCCTTCTGCagggggagaaactgaggcagagagaagcaaagcCACTTGGATACCAAAGAGGAAACTGAAGGGGTGCCTAAGTTTCCTAGTGAAGTGTCAATACTTAGAAATGAGGTTGGGGCTGAAGAGGCAGAACACCTGCCCAGGAGGCCCTGTGCTCCAAACATTGCACAGAATAAACtaggtagtggcacacgcctgtcttccctgggagacagaaggaccaGGTGTTCAAGGTCGTCCTCTGAACgggcagttcaaggccagttcaggctacttgagatcctggctcaaaaagagagagtgtgtgtgtctgtgtgtgtgtctgtgtgtatgtgtctctgtgtgtgtgtctgtgtgtctctgtgtgtgtctgtgtgtgtgtgtctgtgtgtgtgNNNNNNNNNNNNNNNNNNNNNNNNNNNNNNNNNNNNNNNNNNNNNNNNNNNNNNNNNNNNNNNNNNNNNNNNNNNNNNNNNNNNNNNNNNNNNNNNNNNNtgtgtgtgtctgtgtgtgtgtctgtgtgtatgtgtctctgtgtgtgtgtctgtgtgtctctgtgtgtgtctgtgtgtgtgtgtctgtgtgtgtgtgtctgtgtgtgtgtctgtgtctgtgtgtgtgtctgtgtgtgtgtctgtgtgtgtgtctgtgtgtgtgtggccagaggtTAACACCAGGCAACTTTCTCAATTTCAGCTTCCAGCCACCttatctctcactgaatctggaagtCCCCTGTTTGTTGAGGCTGCTGGCCAACGCATCCCAGggactttctgtctctgcctccgccGGGGTCACAGAGGTGTGTGCCTGACTTTTGACTGGGATGCTGGGATTTAGACTCATGCCTGTGTGGCCAGCGCTTTATGCACGGAGCCATCCCCTACCTCCAACTCCACCTTTTATGTTGCAAATAGTTTTTGATTATAGTATATTTTACCCCTGTTC
This portion of the Microtus ochrogaster isolate Prairie Vole_2 unplaced genomic scaffold, MicOch1.0 UNK98, whole genome shotgun sequence genome encodes:
- the Tnfsf14 gene encoding tumor necrosis factor ligand superfamily member 14 — protein: MESVVQPSVFVVDGQTDIPFRRLGQNHRRQRCGIAQVNLALILMLGAGLATQGWFLLKLHQQLGDTVTHLPDGDTGSWEKLTEERRRSQQAHPAAHLTGANASLIGKGGPLLWETRLGLAFLRGLRYHNGALVTTEAGYYYVYSKVQLSGVGCPQGLAKVPITHGLYKRTSRYPKELELLVSRRSPCGRTNTSRVWWDSSFLGGVVHLEAGEEVVVRVPGDRLVRPRDGTRSYFGAFMI